AATTCACTAATAGAAGAATATAAACGATCCAGAATTTGATCAAAGCGGTCTACCTCTGCAAAGTCATCGGGATTTCCGATTTTTGCAACATCTATTCCCCGAAAGGCTGGGCAGTGATAGATTCCTACGGGCCCCGCCATGAGCATATTAGAGATGCTCAGAACTATAGACATAGGCAAAAGAGCTGAAACTTAAAGAACATGATTTATTTTCTGTGACGCATGGATAAAAAAATATTCGTCTTTCTTTTTAGCCTTAGTATAGTCTTTAAACATTGTTAACCGGTCATTATCTGGAAGATAGCATAAATATCCAATCTCCTTAAGCATTTCAAAAACCGTGTTAAAATCTATTTTATTATATGTACAAAAGGATTGATCAATTTCGCAATAAATAGTCGGCTTAAATTTAACCAATGTTCTTGCTCCACCTAAAAAGACTTTTAATTCGTGACCTTCGACATCGCATTTAATGAATTCCAAACGGTTTATATTCTTTGAAACACAAAAATTATCTATTGTATCTATTTTAACTTGCTCTTGAATTGAACCCTTAAGGTTCCCCGTCCCCAAAAATGCCAAGGCAGTTTTTGGCTTCCATCCATTTTTTAAAGGGATTGTGATGTTTTCATTTTTTTTGATATCTGAAAGAGCCAAATCAACTATATTTACTTGTCTTAACCTTTTCATAGCCCTCATATGCCTTAAAACTTTACGAGGAAACGCAAGTGGTTCAAAGCTATAGATTTTACCTTCACTCCCTACCAAAGGAGCGGCATAAGCTGTAAATCGGCCAACATTTGCACCAATATCGAATATGGTATCTCCTTTCGATATAAAATATTTTATGAAATGAATACTTGGTTCTTTATAGTTTAAAAACGTTGCCTGATAAATACTACTCAGATATCC
The window above is part of the Desulfobacterales bacterium genome. Proteins encoded here:
- a CDS encoding FkbM family methyltransferase codes for the protein MVKNIIRKILGNNLYINSFGYLSSIYQATFLNYKEPSIHFIKYFISKGDTIFDIGANVGRFTAYAAPLVGSEGKIYSFEPLAFPRKVLRHMRAMKRLRQVNIVDLALSDIKKNENITIPLKNGWKPKTALAFLGTGNLKGSIQEQVKIDTIDNFCVSKNINRLEFIKCDVEGHELKVFLGGARTLVKFKPTIYCEIDQSFCTYNKIDFNTVFEMLKEIGYLCYLPDNDRLTMFKDYTKAKKKDEYFFIHASQKINHVL